A genomic stretch from Tribolium castaneum strain GA2 chromosome 6, icTriCast1.1, whole genome shotgun sequence includes:
- the LOC107398541 gene encoding uncharacterized protein LOC107398541 translates to MNTCTIIFLVIFAHNCNSLIREETDLRPLSNYETVDSENFENWEGDPDDANIVTLDKVAAESTLEEICKNSKNFVYLKQEDVIIDCQDFKNDEPEKTERIYKRSVDGDALEGSGDSENATEIQEKSETTTPLEENVTTSEKNENTTIKPEETENTTTETPEPENTTPFPETTAETTEKPKEQPETPENSDKWVPKNDVEVIKGKTLIGDKLQEATDQKSDESEKVGESSKTPQKAGSKDTTILIGLFVAVIVVGGLAYGYNVIKKRKQRSADLERVERAPSIKRSLNNLTKPDGEPEKKPLIGGEKKEVEMVDMKKENSTQETPEKAPSDNETL, encoded by the exons ATGAATACCTgtacgataatttttttagttatttttgcaCACAATTG TAATTCTCTAATCCGGGAAGAGACAGATCTGAGGCCCTTATCAAACTAC GAAACTGTTGATAGTGAAAATTTCGAGAACTGGGAAGGTGATCCCGATGACGCCAATATTGTCACCTTAGACAAGGTGGCAGCAGAATCAACATTGgaagaaatttgcaaaaattcgaaaaattttgtctaTCTCAAACAAGAAGACGTTATAATCGACTGCCAAGATTTCAAAAACGATGAACCTGAAAAGACTGAACGTATTTATAAAAGATCGGTCGATGGAGACGCGCTGGAAGGATCAGGCGATTCGGAAAATGCGACCGAAATACaggaaaaaagtgaaactacaACACCACTCGAAGAAAATGTAACTacaagtgaaaaaaatgaaaacaccACAATAAAACCGGAAGAAACGGAAAATACGACAACTGAAACACCGGAACCTGAAAATACAACACCGTTTCCTGAAACGACAGCGGAAACGACTGAAAAGCCCAAAGAACAGCCGGAAACGCCCGAAAACAGCGACAAGTGGGTGCCGAAGAACGACGTAGAAGTAATAAAAGGCAAAACCTTGATAGGGGACAAGTTGCAAGAAGCGACCGATCAGAAATCTG ACGAATCGGAAAAAGTCGGTGAATCGAGCAAAACGCCCCAAAAAGCCGGCTCCAAAGACACCACAATTTTAATCGGCCTTTTCGTGGCTGTTATCGTAGTTGGGGGTCTAGCCTACGGCTATAATGTCATCAAAAAGCGGAAGCAACGTTCTGCCGATCTAGAACGTGTAGAACGTGCACCTTCGATTAAGAGAAGTTTGAATAATTTGACGAAACCTGACGGTGAACCTGAGAAGAAACCGTTGATTGGTGGTGAAAAAAAGGAAGTGGAGATGGTTGATATGAAGAAGGAGAATTCGACGCAAGAAACGCCCGAAAAGGCGCCCAGTGATAACgaaactttgtaa